The proteins below are encoded in one region of Maribacter aestuarii:
- the secA gene encoding preprotein translocase subunit SecA: protein MSFINSILKAFVGDKSKKDVKELQPLVDQIKSFEAELEKLSHDEIRQKTIDFKQTIQDSYKDITDQITALEKEVEESTNIDKNEDIYAEIDKLKEESYKISEETLNTLLPEAFAVVKETAKRFVNNESITVTASEYDRKLSGDKDYVILDGDNAIWRNSWDAAGKEVTWDMVHYDVQLIGGIALHQGKIAEMQTGEGKTLVATLPLYLNALTGNGAHLVTVNDYLAKRDSAWMAPIFEFHGLSVDCIDHHRPNSDGRRAAYNADITYGTNNEFGFDYLRDNMAHTPKDLVQRPHNYAIVDEVDSVLVDDARTPLIISGPVPEGDRHEFNELKPKVNEIVQKQRQHLTGVLAEAKKLIAEGDTKEGGFLLLRVFRGLPKNKALIKFLSEEGVKQLLQKTENYYMQDNNREMPKVDEDLLFVIDEKNNQIELTDKGVDYISGEQNRDFFVMPDIGGEIAKIEEQNLEIEKEAELKEELFKDFTVKSERIHTMSQLLKAYTLFEKDVEYVVMDNKVMIVDEQTGRIMDGRRYSDGLHQAIEAKENVKIEALTQTFATVTLQNYFRMYSKLAGMTGTAITEAGEFWEIYKLDVMEIPTNRPIARDDRNDLIYKTKREKYNAIIDEVTKLSQSGRPVLIGTTSVEISELLSRMLNIRKVPHNVLNAKLHKKEADVVAEAGKPGVVTIATNMAGRGTDIKLTEEVKKAGGLAIVGTERHDSRRVDRQLRGRSGRQGDPGSSQFYVSLEDNLMRLFGSDRVAKMMDKMGLEEGEVIQHSMMTKSIERAQKKVEENNFGVRKRLLEYDDVMNAQREVVYKRRRHALQGERLKVDIANMVYDTCEVIVESNKGANDYKNFEFELIKYFSMTSPVTEEEFGKLSAQEITGRVYKAGYEHYKEKMERNAATAFPVIKQVYEDKANKFERIVVPFTDGIKSLNVVTNLQEAYDSDGKQLVTDFEKNISLAIIDDSWKTHLRKMDELKQSVQLAVHEQKDPLLIYKFEAFELFKGMIEKVNKEIVSFLFKGELPSGNSNEIQEARNEKRRKENLQTSKEEIPNSDELAARNRAAGQTQGQRPSVTETIVREQPKIGRNERVTIKNVMSGESKTVKYKQAEPLITKGEWVLTND from the coding sequence ATGAGTTTTATAAATTCAATCCTAAAGGCCTTTGTGGGTGATAAATCCAAAAAAGACGTAAAAGAACTTCAGCCTTTAGTAGACCAAATAAAATCCTTTGAAGCCGAGCTGGAAAAATTGAGTCATGATGAAATTCGGCAAAAAACCATCGATTTTAAACAGACTATTCAAGATTCGTACAAGGACATTACAGATCAAATAACGGCCCTGGAAAAAGAAGTCGAGGAATCTACCAACATCGACAAGAACGAGGACATTTATGCTGAGATAGATAAGCTAAAGGAAGAGTCCTACAAAATATCGGAAGAAACCTTAAACACTTTGCTCCCAGAGGCTTTTGCAGTAGTAAAAGAAACTGCCAAGCGTTTTGTAAATAACGAGAGCATTACGGTTACGGCATCGGAATATGACCGTAAACTTTCTGGAGATAAGGATTACGTTATTCTGGATGGTGACAATGCGATATGGAGAAATTCATGGGATGCCGCCGGAAAGGAAGTTACTTGGGATATGGTGCATTACGATGTGCAGCTCATTGGAGGTATTGCACTTCACCAAGGAAAAATTGCAGAGATGCAAACCGGTGAGGGAAAAACTTTGGTCGCTACCCTACCCCTATATCTTAATGCATTAACGGGGAACGGTGCTCACTTGGTTACGGTGAACGATTACCTTGCTAAAAGGGATAGTGCCTGGATGGCCCCTATTTTTGAGTTTCACGGACTTTCTGTAGATTGTATAGACCATCACAGACCAAACTCGGACGGTAGAAGAGCGGCCTATAATGCCGATATCACCTATGGCACCAATAATGAATTTGGTTTTGATTACCTAAGGGACAATATGGCGCACACGCCAAAAGACTTAGTACAGCGTCCCCATAATTACGCCATAGTGGATGAGGTGGATTCCGTATTGGTGGACGATGCCCGTACACCACTAATTATCTCAGGTCCAGTTCCTGAGGGAGATCGTCATGAGTTCAACGAGCTAAAGCCAAAGGTGAACGAGATTGTCCAAAAACAACGGCAACACCTTACTGGGGTTTTGGCAGAAGCCAAAAAACTTATTGCGGAGGGTGATACCAAAGAAGGCGGTTTTCTATTGCTACGTGTTTTTAGGGGACTTCCAAAGAATAAGGCATTGATCAAGTTCTTGAGTGAAGAAGGTGTAAAACAGCTACTTCAAAAAACAGAGAATTATTACATGCAGGATAACAATCGGGAAATGCCCAAAGTGGATGAGGATTTGTTATTCGTAATCGATGAAAAAAATAACCAGATAGAATTGACCGATAAAGGCGTTGATTATATCTCAGGAGAACAGAACAGGGATTTCTTCGTAATGCCAGACATAGGTGGCGAAATCGCCAAAATAGAAGAGCAGAACCTTGAAATTGAGAAAGAAGCTGAGCTTAAAGAAGAATTGTTCAAGGACTTTACGGTAAAGAGTGAGCGTATTCATACCATGAGTCAATTATTAAAGGCGTATACACTTTTTGAAAAAGATGTGGAATATGTGGTAATGGACAACAAGGTGATGATCGTAGATGAGCAAACCGGCCGTATCATGGACGGGCGTCGCTACTCAGATGGTCTTCACCAAGCTATAGAAGCCAAGGAGAACGTAAAAATTGAAGCTTTAACCCAAACTTTCGCTACCGTTACGTTACAGAACTACTTTAGGATGTACAGCAAATTGGCGGGTATGACAGGTACCGCCATTACAGAAGCTGGAGAGTTTTGGGAAATTTATAAGTTGGACGTGATGGAAATCCCGACCAACAGACCCATTGCCCGTGATGATCGCAACGATTTAATTTATAAGACCAAGAGGGAAAAGTACAACGCCATCATTGATGAGGTGACCAAATTGAGCCAATCTGGAAGACCTGTACTTATCGGTACGACATCGGTGGAGATTTCTGAGTTGCTATCCCGTATGTTGAACATACGTAAAGTACCGCACAACGTGTTAAATGCTAAGTTACATAAGAAAGAAGCGGATGTAGTTGCGGAAGCTGGAAAACCAGGTGTGGTGACCATTGCCACTAACATGGCCGGTCGTGGTACGGATATTAAATTAACGGAAGAGGTAAAGAAAGCCGGTGGTCTAGCCATTGTAGGTACGGAGCGTCACGATTCCCGTCGTGTGGATAGGCAATTAAGAGGTCGTTCGGGACGTCAGGGAGACCCGGGAAGTTCACAATTCTATGTTTCCTTGGAAGACAACCTGATGCGTTTGTTCGGATCCGATCGTGTTGCCAAGATGATGGATAAAATGGGGCTTGAAGAAGGTGAGGTTATTCAGCATAGTATGATGACCAAATCTATTGAGCGTGCCCAGAAAAAAGTAGAAGAGAACAACTTTGGGGTTAGAAAGCGTCTACTGGAATATGATGATGTCATGAATGCTCAACGGGAAGTAGTCTACAAGCGAAGACGTCATGCCCTCCAAGGAGAGCGTCTTAAAGTGGATATTGCAAATATGGTCTACGATACCTGCGAAGTAATCGTAGAAAGCAATAAAGGCGCAAACGACTATAAGAACTTTGAGTTTGAACTGATCAAATACTTTTCCATGACCTCCCCCGTGACCGAGGAAGAGTTTGGAAAATTGAGTGCTCAAGAGATTACCGGAAGAGTTTACAAAGCCGGTTATGAGCATTACAAAGAAAAAATGGAGCGGAATGCAGCAACTGCTTTTCCTGTCATTAAACAAGTTTACGAGGACAAAGCCAATAAGTTTGAACGCATTGTGGTACCGTTTACGGACGGTATAAAAAGTCTTAATGTGGTGACCAATCTACAGGAGGCCTATGACAGTGACGGTAAGCAATTGGTAACCGATTTTGAAAAGAATATTTCCCTTGCCATCATAGACGACTCATGGAAGACCCATTTGAGAAAAATGGATGAGCTTAAACAGTCCGTTCAATTGGCAGTGCATGAGCAAAAAGACCCATTACTTATTTACAAGTTTGAGGCCTTTGAACTTTTTAAGGGTATGATAGAGAAGGTGAACAAGGAAATCGTATCCTTTCTTTTTAAAGGGGAACTACCCTCTGGGAATTCAAATGAAATCCAAGAGGCACGGAATGAAAAACGTAGAAAGGAGAACCTGCAAACCTCCAAGGAAGAAATTCCGAACAGTGACGAACTTGCTGCACGGAACAGGGCGGCCGGTCAAACACAAGGACAGCGTCCGTCTGTGACCGAGACCATAGTTAGGGAACAGCCAAAAATTGGTAGAAACGAGCGAGTTACCATCAAAAATGTAATGTCCGGTGAAAGCAAGACGGTCAAATACAAACAAGCAGAACCTCTTATTACTAAGGGAGAGTGGGTATTGACCAACGATTAA
- a CDS encoding DUF2795 domain-containing protein codes for MYWTLELASYLSDAPWPASKDELIDYSIRTGAPLEVVENLQSMEEEGGEIYESIEEIWPDYPTEEDYLWNEDEY; via the coding sequence ATGTATTGGACATTAGAACTGGCATCTTATTTAAGTGATGCACCTTGGCCGGCAAGTAAGGATGAGTTAATCGACTACTCAATTAGAACCGGTGCGCCTTTGGAGGTTGTAGAGAACCTACAGTCCATGGAGGAAGAAGGAGGCGAAATTTATGAGTCTATCGAAGAAATTTGGCCTGACTATCCTACGGAAGAAGACTACCTCTGGAACGAGGATGAATATTAA
- a CDS encoding cob(I)yrinic acid a,c-diamide adenosyltransferase, translating to MKIYTKTGDKGTTALFGGTRVPKHHIRIESYGTVDELNSWLGLIRDQNISESSKNELIQVQEKLFTVGAILATDPEKALLKDGRERLNIPRISIGDIEILENAIDSMDGDLPQMTHFILPGGHTTVSYCHIARTVCRRAERMATLLYEAEPFDELVLSYLNRLSDYLFMLARKLSKELQVAEVKWIPEKKN from the coding sequence ATGAAAATATATACCAAAACAGGAGATAAGGGTACTACCGCTCTTTTTGGGGGTACCCGAGTTCCTAAGCACCATATCCGTATAGAAAGTTACGGTACGGTTGACGAATTGAATTCTTGGTTGGGGCTAATCCGTGATCAAAATATTTCGGAAAGTAGTAAAAATGAGTTAATACAGGTTCAAGAAAAATTATTTACCGTAGGGGCTATTTTAGCCACAGATCCTGAAAAAGCTTTGCTTAAGGATGGACGCGAGCGGTTGAATATACCTAGAATAAGTATAGGGGATATTGAAATTTTAGAAAACGCCATCGATAGTATGGATGGTGATTTACCACAAATGACTCATTTCATACTACCTGGAGGCCATACCACCGTGTCATACTGTCATATTGCCCGTACCGTCTGCAGACGTGCAGAACGTATGGCGACGTTGCTTTACGAAGCGGAACCTTTTGATGAGTTGGTTTTATCCTATCTGAATAGACTCTCTGATTATCTCTTCATGTTGGCACGAAAATTGTCGAAAGAACTACAGGTAGCGGAGGTGAAATGGATTCCGGAGAAAAAGAACTAA
- a CDS encoding ABC-F family ATP-binding cassette domain-containing protein: MNLLTVENISKSYGELVLFENLSFGINKDQKIALIAKNGSGKTSILNILSGADSPDTGQVNYRKSTRVSFLAQEPVMNPDLTVEETIFASDNEVLQVISNYEKALENPEDADAYQKAFEAMDRFEAWDFETQYKQILFKLKLEDLNAKVGKLSGGQKKRLALANALINRPDLLVLDEPTNHLDLEMIEWLEEYFAKENLTLFMVTHDRYFLERVCNEILELDNGVLYPYKGNYTYYLEKKEARIEQESVEQHKTELLFKKELTWMRRQPKARTTKSKSRIDDFNSIKEKASQRRKEHQVQLELNMERMGSKILEFVKVSKSYPNKPILDKFDYNFTRGERIGIIGKNGTGKSTFLNILSGRDQPDSGKVIVGETIKFGYYTQKGINIKEGQKVIDVIREFGDYIPLMKGKQISAQQLLERFLFDRKKQYDFVDKLSGGERKRLYLCTVLIQNPNFLILDEPTNDLDIVTLNVLESFLLDFQGCLLVVSHDRYFMDKIVDHLFVFRGDGVIEDFPGNYSDYRAYEDSKVIEQREEKVQTQTSKNEKNEWKKTDDSPKLSYLEQKEYKQLEREIQKLERKKVELQEKFTDTSLSGEEIAALSIELGDLSNTIDEKTERWFELSAQMED; this comes from the coding sequence ATGAATTTATTGACCGTTGAAAATATTTCCAAGTCTTATGGAGAATTGGTGCTTTTTGAAAATCTTTCTTTTGGCATCAATAAAGACCAGAAAATAGCCCTGATCGCCAAAAACGGAAGTGGAAAAACCTCTATACTGAATATTCTCTCCGGAGCAGATAGCCCGGACACCGGTCAGGTAAACTACCGCAAGAGCACTCGGGTTTCCTTTCTGGCACAAGAACCGGTTATGAATCCTGATTTGACGGTGGAGGAAACCATTTTTGCCTCGGACAATGAGGTATTGCAGGTAATTTCCAATTATGAAAAGGCCTTGGAAAATCCTGAAGATGCCGATGCTTACCAAAAAGCCTTTGAGGCCATGGACCGTTTTGAGGCTTGGGATTTTGAAACGCAGTACAAACAGATACTTTTTAAATTAAAACTGGAGGACCTCAATGCCAAGGTCGGTAAACTTTCCGGTGGGCAAAAAAAACGGCTAGCTCTAGCCAACGCACTCATCAATAGGCCGGACTTGTTGGTATTGGACGAACCTACCAACCATTTGGATTTAGAAATGATAGAGTGGCTGGAAGAATACTTTGCCAAGGAAAACCTGACGCTTTTTATGGTAACGCATGACCGTTATTTTCTAGAACGAGTCTGTAACGAAATTTTAGAACTGGACAATGGGGTATTGTATCCTTACAAAGGAAACTACACCTACTATTTGGAAAAGAAGGAGGCAAGGATTGAGCAAGAATCGGTAGAACAGCATAAAACGGAACTGCTATTTAAGAAAGAATTGACCTGGATGCGTCGTCAACCCAAGGCAAGAACCACAAAATCCAAATCTAGAATAGATGATTTTAATTCCATAAAAGAGAAAGCAAGCCAACGGAGAAAAGAACATCAGGTACAATTGGAGTTGAATATGGAGCGGATGGGGAGTAAAATCCTAGAGTTCGTAAAAGTTTCCAAATCCTATCCCAACAAGCCAATCCTGGACAAGTTTGACTACAATTTCACCCGAGGGGAGCGCATAGGTATCATTGGCAAGAACGGAACTGGAAAATCCACCTTTTTGAATATCCTTTCCGGTCGTGACCAGCCGGATAGCGGAAAAGTCATTGTTGGGGAGACCATTAAATTTGGCTATTACACCCAAAAAGGCATTAATATAAAAGAAGGACAGAAAGTCATTGATGTGATCCGTGAGTTTGGAGACTATATTCCCTTAATGAAAGGAAAACAGATTTCGGCACAGCAATTACTGGAGCGTTTTCTTTTTGACCGTAAAAAACAATATGATTTTGTAGACAAGTTAAGTGGCGGCGAACGTAAACGACTTTACCTCTGTACCGTGCTCATTCAGAATCCGAATTTCTTGATTTTGGATGAACCTACTAATGATTTGGATATTGTTACGCTAAACGTCTTAGAAAGTTTTCTTTTAGATTTTCAAGGCTGCCTTTTGGTCGTATCGCATGATCGTTATTTCATGGATAAAATCGTAGATCACCTTTTTGTCTTCAGGGGTGATGGTGTCATTGAAGATTTCCCAGGTAACTATTCCGATTATAGGGCTTACGAGGATAGTAAAGTAATTGAGCAACGGGAGGAAAAAGTACAGACGCAAACGTCCAAAAATGAAAAGAACGAATGGAAAAAAACGGATGACTCTCCCAAATTATCCTATCTAGAGCAAAAAGAATACAAACAGCTGGAGCGCGAAATCCAAAAATTGGAGCGTAAGAAAGTGGAGCTACAAGAAAAATTTACGGACACCTCGTTATCGGGAGAAGAAATTGCCGCGCTCTCTATTGAATTGGGTGACTTGTCCAACACTATTGATGAAAAAACCGAGCGCTGGTTTGAGCTTTCTGCCCAAATGGAAGATTAA
- a CDS encoding DUF4105 domain-containing protein, with amino-acid sequence MIKNSLFLILLLLQFTLAFSQGPDLSPVSKLSLLTVGTGEDLAAKFGHSAIRIQDPTLGIDQVYGYGTYNFEDPNFYLNFVRGKLDYTISRYPYIYFERSYIAEQRWIKEQMLDVNLEQKKEIISFLETNLLPQNRFYKYDFLFENCATKIPQVFEESLGSALQFDYSYLENRYTFRQLIHQNLEVNSWSNFGIDLALGSIIDRKATPYEHLFLPLYVYEQMKHTSLNGKPIVQSESVLLDIPPRKDQTLFFLTPVFWLGLFMFFVLFITYKDFTKNSRTRWLDVLLASVTGLAGLLILFLWFLTDHNATKMNFNILWAFAPNIIIAFYLSKKQLALWVRTYILLLFVLLILVVILWLLKIQVFSILMVFILIALAIRYLFLVYHFRKTL; translated from the coding sequence ATGATAAAGAATAGTCTCTTTCTAATTCTCTTGCTTTTACAATTTACCTTGGCCTTTTCCCAAGGCCCTGATCTGTCCCCGGTTTCCAAACTCAGCTTGCTTACAGTAGGGACAGGTGAAGATTTAGCGGCAAAGTTTGGGCATAGCGCCATTCGCATACAAGACCCTACGTTGGGTATCGATCAGGTTTACGGATACGGCACCTATAATTTTGAAGATCCTAATTTCTATTTGAATTTTGTTCGTGGCAAGTTGGACTATACCATTTCTCGCTACCCATATATTTATTTTGAACGAAGTTACATTGCCGAACAACGTTGGATAAAAGAACAAATGCTGGATGTGAACTTGGAGCAGAAAAAGGAAATTATTTCCTTTCTAGAAACCAATCTACTGCCACAGAACAGATTTTATAAATATGATTTCCTTTTTGAAAATTGCGCCACCAAAATTCCTCAAGTCTTTGAAGAATCTTTAGGTTCCGCATTGCAATTTGACTATTCCTATTTGGAGAACCGATATACCTTCCGGCAACTCATCCATCAAAATTTAGAGGTTAACTCCTGGTCCAATTTTGGTATCGATTTGGCCCTTGGTTCTATAATAGATAGAAAGGCCACCCCTTACGAGCATTTGTTCCTGCCACTTTATGTATACGAGCAAATGAAACATACTTCTCTCAATGGAAAACCGATAGTCCAAAGTGAATCGGTTTTATTGGATATACCACCAAGAAAAGATCAAACATTATTTTTTCTAACCCCTGTATTTTGGTTGGGGCTCTTTATGTTTTTCGTGCTTTTCATCACTTATAAAGATTTTACAAAAAATAGTAGAACACGATGGTTGGATGTTTTGCTTGCTTCAGTGACGGGCCTGGCGGGCCTGCTCATTTTGTTTTTATGGTTTTTAACGGACCATAATGCTACGAAAATGAATTTTAATATTTTGTGGGCTTTCGCACCGAATATCATAATAGCTTTTTATTTATCAAAAAAACAGCTTGCTTTATGGGTTAGGACCTATATATTGCTATTGTTTGTTTTATTGATTTTGGTTGTTATACTATGGCTGCTTAAAATTCAAGTATTTTCAATCTTAATGGTTTTTATTTTGATTGCATTGGCCATAAGGTATCTGTTTTTAGTATATCACTTTAGAAAAACTCTCTAG
- a CDS encoding CDP-alcohol phosphatidyltransferase family protein, which translates to MRKHIPNFITLLNLFSGCVATVYAVLNQLEMAALFVALGIFFDFFDGLAARMLNVKSDLGLQLDSLADMVTSGLVPGIVMFQLLAMSQTGGWGLETGSLLHPNGFGADSLIPFTGFIITLASAYRLAKFNLDENQVSSFIGLPTPANALLILSLPLILFYHSNSILNEFILNQWFLIGLTLLSAFLLNCNLPLFALKFKNWSFKDNALRYIFLIISLVLLVTMQFLAIPFIILFYVLSSLGSQLTTAKE; encoded by the coding sequence ATGCGCAAACATATACCCAATTTCATTACCCTTTTAAACCTTTTTAGTGGTTGTGTTGCAACGGTCTATGCGGTATTGAATCAGTTGGAAATGGCTGCGCTATTTGTGGCATTGGGAATTTTCTTTGATTTTTTCGACGGACTTGCAGCGCGGATGCTCAACGTAAAAAGTGATTTAGGTCTGCAATTGGATTCCCTTGCCGATATGGTGACCAGTGGTTTGGTTCCTGGGATAGTGATGTTTCAATTGTTGGCCATGTCACAAACCGGAGGATGGGGTCTGGAAACGGGATCACTTTTGCATCCAAATGGCTTTGGGGCTGATTCCTTGATTCCCTTCACAGGTTTTATAATCACATTGGCCTCAGCCTACCGCCTGGCAAAATTTAACTTGGACGAAAATCAAGTCTCCTCTTTTATCGGTTTGCCTACTCCGGCTAACGCACTATTGATTCTCTCTTTACCACTCATTTTATTTTATCACAGCAATAGCATTTTGAACGAGTTTATTTTGAATCAATGGTTTTTGATAGGATTGACCTTATTAAGTGCATTTCTGCTCAATTGTAACTTGCCCTTATTCGCCCTTAAATTTAAAAATTGGAGTTTTAAGGATAACGCGTTACGTTATATATTCCTGATTATTTCCTTGGTGCTTTTGGTCACCATGCAATTTCTTGCAATACCTTTCATTATTCTTTTCTACGTGTTGAGTTCTTTGGGAAGTCAATTAACCACAGCTAAAGAATAG
- a CDS encoding GNAT family N-acetyltransferase, with protein sequence MVSPSISITNSRLEDIDEIFRLYGIASEYQKTKKTVVVWPKFKRELVETEIWEKRQFKLLLGGAVACVWAITFSDEQIWEERNADSAIYIHRIATNPDFRGKNFVSKIVAWAKAYAEEKEIRFIRLDTLGNNSKLIQHYTNSGFDFLGMFNLKNTDTLPEHYKEAPVCLFQIDTKA encoded by the coding sequence ATGGTTTCTCCATCTATAAGCATCACTAACTCCCGCCTAGAAGATATTGACGAAATCTTTCGTTTGTACGGCATCGCATCGGAATATCAAAAAACCAAGAAAACGGTAGTGGTTTGGCCAAAATTTAAAAGGGAACTTGTGGAAACAGAAATTTGGGAAAAGCGTCAGTTTAAGTTGTTGCTTGGTGGTGCTGTGGCCTGCGTTTGGGCCATCACGTTTAGCGATGAGCAGATTTGGGAAGAACGCAATGCTGATTCGGCAATATACATCCATCGCATCGCCACGAATCCAGATTTTAGAGGAAAGAACTTTGTGAGTAAGATTGTGGCTTGGGCAAAAGCGTATGCCGAGGAGAAGGAAATAAGATTTATACGGCTAGATACTTTAGGAAACAACTCTAAACTTATTCAACACTATACGAATTCAGGATTTGATTTTTTGGGTATGTTCAATCTAAAAAATACGGATACCTTACCCGAGCATTATAAGGAAGCCCCGGTATGCTTATTTCAAATTGATACAAAGGCTTAG
- a CDS encoding GyrI-like domain-containing protein, producing MTPRIIRLEEKKLIGQKMKMSLVNNLTAILWSNFMPRRKEIQNRIGSDFISMQIYPQSYHTIFNPKREFQKWAAVEVSNFAAVPGNMETFTLLGGTYAVFDYKGSSADPTIFQYIYDQWLPSSTYELDDRPHFEVLGKKYKNDDPNSEEEIWIPIKQV from the coding sequence ATGACACCTAGAATAATTCGTTTAGAAGAAAAGAAACTTATTGGTCAAAAGATGAAGATGAGTTTGGTGAATAATCTGACTGCAATTCTATGGAGTAATTTTATGCCTAGAAGGAAGGAAATCCAAAACAGGATAGGCTCGGATTTTATTTCTATGCAAATCTATCCGCAATCGTATCATACCATTTTTAATCCTAAACGTGAATTTCAAAAATGGGCCGCTGTTGAGGTGTCTAATTTTGCTGCCGTGCCTGGAAATATGGAAACCTTCACCTTATTAGGTGGGACATATGCAGTTTTTGATTATAAAGGTTCTAGTGCTGACCCAACTATTTTTCAATATATTTATGACCAGTGGCTACCTTCTTCAACATATGAATTGGATGACCGTCCCCATTTTGAAGTTTTAGGCAAGAAATACAAGAACGATGACCCTAATTCTGAAGAAGAAATTTGGATTCCCATAAAACAAGTATGA
- a CDS encoding MFS transporter: protein MSENQKAPWYYLFLLILAGESVFILPFVLARVFRPTVLEVFGLDNVQLGFCFSVYGIVALVSYLFGGPLADKFPPRKLIAVALWMTALGGLVYATFPSYLVLKVLYGYWGFTTIFLFWAAMIKATRVWGGESSQGKAFGFLDGGRGLVGALFGAMGVLIFSIFITAEIAEATIAESREAFRYVILISSAIVVLVGIFVWSFMRLDKTVEESIILDRITVSQLREVLRLPAVGLLMVIILCAYVGYKITDVFSLYAQDVMLYDQVKSAQVGTFLLFIRPVIGVGIGILADRSQTTYWLVVSFTISFFGALLFATGIISSSATALFFLSILVVATGVYAARSLYFAVMERGRIPLVLTGTAVGLISLVGYTPDIFAGPAMGYLLENSPGAVGHQHVFWMLAVFSFIGGIAAWFYFRLYRKKA, encoded by the coding sequence ATGAGCGAAAATCAAAAAGCACCATGGTATTATCTCTTTTTACTCATTTTGGCAGGCGAGAGTGTTTTTATACTTCCCTTTGTACTCGCCAGAGTCTTCAGGCCAACGGTGCTAGAAGTTTTTGGACTGGACAACGTGCAGTTAGGCTTTTGTTTCTCGGTATACGGTATCGTGGCTTTGGTATCCTATCTTTTTGGCGGTCCCTTAGCGGATAAATTCCCCCCAAGAAAACTGATAGCGGTAGCGCTATGGATGACAGCTTTGGGTGGTTTGGTATATGCTACTTTCCCGAGCTATTTAGTTCTAAAAGTGCTATATGGTTATTGGGGTTTTACTACCATATTTTTATTCTGGGCGGCCATGATAAAGGCGACCAGGGTTTGGGGAGGTGAAAGCTCACAAGGCAAGGCGTTCGGTTTTTTGGATGGAGGTCGTGGTTTGGTAGGTGCTTTGTTCGGCGCAATGGGTGTGCTTATTTTTTCCATTTTTATCACTGCTGAAATCGCCGAAGCTACAATCGCGGAAAGTCGGGAGGCGTTCCGCTATGTCATTCTTATTTCTTCCGCAATAGTGGTCTTGGTCGGTATTTTTGTATGGTCATTTATGCGGTTGGATAAAACAGTAGAGGAATCCATTATTTTAGATAGAATCACGGTTTCACAACTTAGGGAAGTACTGCGGCTACCCGCTGTTGGATTATTGATGGTAATAATACTCTGTGCTTACGTAGGCTATAAAATAACCGATGTTTTTTCCCTTTATGCCCAGGACGTCATGTTGTACGATCAGGTAAAATCCGCCCAAGTGGGTACGTTCTTGTTATTTATTAGACCGGTAATTGGGGTAGGAATCGGAATTTTGGCGGACCGTTCTCAAACGACCTATTGGTTGGTGGTAAGTTTTACAATTTCATTTTTTGGGGCATTACTTTTTGCAACGGGCATCATTTCATCATCTGCAACCGCACTATTCTTCCTTTCAATTTTAGTGGTAGCAACGGGCGTATATGCAGCACGATCGCTCTATTTTGCGGTTATGGAACGCGGACGAATCCCTCTCGTGCTCACAGGAACGGCAGTTGGTCTTATTTCTCTCGTTGGGTATACGCCAGATATTTTTGCTGGTCCTGCCATGGGATATTTGTTAGAGAATTCTCCTGGGGCGGTTGGACACCAGCATGTATTTTGGATGTTGGCCGTATTTTCCTTTATCGGGGGTATAGCGGCTTGGTTTTACTTCCGTTTGTATCGCAAAAAAGCATAA